A window from Candidatus Omnitrophota bacterium encodes these proteins:
- the rsfS gene encoding ribosome silencing factor, with translation MAIAGAASEKKALDIVIMKMRKMSSVCDYFVIASGTSTTHVRALSDNIIRTLKEKGQPVRHSEGEREASWILLDFGEAVCHLFLKETRAFYDLEGLWVKAPREDFKERRPGKPSKRVKKLKVKKPGALKRPAAKKKRSKR, from the coding sequence TTGGCTATAGCCGGCGCTGCCTCGGAAAAAAAGGCGCTCGACATTGTAATCATGAAGATGAGAAAGATGTCGAGCGTCTGTGACTATTTTGTCATAGCAAGCGGCACCTCTACTACTCATGTCAGGGCGCTATCCGATAATATAATCAGGACGCTTAAAGAGAAGGGCCAGCCTGTTCGCCATTCAGAAGGCGAGAGGGAGGCTTCCTGGATACTATTGGACTTTGGTGAGGCTGTATGCCACCTTTTCCTGAAAGAGACGAGGGCGTTCTATGACCTGGAAGGCTTATGGGTAAAGGCGCCGCGGGAAGATTTTAAAGAGCGCCGTCCCGGCAAGCCTTCGAAACGTGTTAAAAAGTTGAAGGTAAAGAAGCCGGGGGCTTTGAAGCGCCCCGCGGCAAAGAAAAAAAGAAGCAAAAGATAG
- a CDS encoding DUF5679 domain-containing protein, whose amino-acid sequence MAEIGYCVKCKAKKEMKDTQKVIMKNKRQAMKGKCTTCGTGMYKIMK is encoded by the coding sequence ATGGCAGAAATAGGATATTGCGTAAAATGTAAAGCTAAGAAAGAGATGAAGGACACCCAGAAAGTCATCATGAAGAACAAGAGACAGGCCATGAAAGGCAAATGCACCACTTGTGGCACTGGAATGTATAAGATAATGAAGTAA
- the rplU gene encoding 50S ribosomal protein L21: MYAVIETGGKQYKVAKNDIILVEKLKAKSGDDVKLSNVLLAKDGNSIHVGSPYVKGAHVICESLGEVRLDKVVAFKYKKRKSEKKKIGHRQAATKLKVKEIAIAKG; the protein is encoded by the coding sequence ATGTACGCGGTAATCGAAACAGGCGGTAAGCAGTATAAGGTGGCTAAGAACGACATAATACTCGTTGAAAAACTCAAAGCCAAATCCGGCGATGATGTGAAACTTTCAAACGTTCTTTTAGCCAAAGACGGAAACTCCATCCATGTGGGCAGTCCTTACGTAAAAGGCGCGCACGTGATATGCGAGTCGCTCGGCGAGGTGCGTCTTGATAAAGTGGTGGCTTTCAAGTATAAAAAACGCAAGAGCGAGAAGAAAAAAATAGGCCACAGGCAGGCGGCCACGAAGCTGAAAGTTAAAGAGATAGCGATAGCAAAGGGATAA
- a CDS encoding bL27 family ribosomal protein, producing the protein MAHVVNGRDGQPKNLGVKRYNDQVVTAGSIILRQRGMQFKPGRNVGTGRDHTLFALVAGKVRFTPNKVVTIIQQTAKYSATPSTK; encoded by the coding sequence ATGGCACACGTAGTTAACGGAAGAGACGGCCAGCCGAAGAACCTGGGTGTAAAGCGTTATAACGACCAGGTTGTGACGGCGGGCAGTATCATATTAAGACAACGGGGCATGCAGTTTAAGCCGGGTCGTAATGTAGGAACGGGCAGAGATCATACGCTGTTTGCCCTGGTAGCCGGCAAGGTGCGATTCACGCCGAATAAAGTTGTTACGATAATCCAGCAAACCGCAAAGTATTCTGCTACGCCGTCCACTAAATAA
- the mfd gene encoding transcription-repair coupling factor: MFDSIKIYLNEDVDVEVLAAKLVEYGYRACKRVAEEGDFSRLGDTIAIYPVTFEYPLRIELLHDRVEKIRSVDPVTYEPVQEHASAIILPISGIARKKIRRKELGFVEESPIDNFVDIEPGDYVVHIEHGIGRYLGVEKIKVDKKYTEHFAIEYSGANKLYVPFADLDKLHKYLGFEKRLPKLNKLGSALWKSAKERARKGVQKVALELLELQAKRAGAGGYSFPPDTEWQAQLEKAFPYKETPDQVKSSAEVKRDMEAPKPMDRLLCGDVGYGKTEVAIRAAFKSVMAGKQVAILVPTTILAEQHFNTFTTRMKSFPVKVEMLSRFRTAKEQDEIVKGIEGGSVDIIIGTHRLISGDIKFKDLGLVIIDEEQRFGVRHKEHLKKMRVSVDVLTLTATPIPRTLYLALMGGRDISVINTPPSERLPVDTKVVHYDELLIRDAIMKEKRRGGQVFFVHNRIRGIDRVAQTIAKLVPDVSIAIGHGRMNEKELEATMINFIKGKVDCLVSTTIIESGIDIPNANTIIINHADKFGLSELYQLRGRVGRFTRAAYAYLLVSKNLVLSSESQKRLVAIKKFQELGSGFKLAMEDLQIRGAGNLLGTEQHGFINAVGFDLYCRLLKSAIDSMKK; encoded by the coding sequence ATGTTCGATTCCATAAAAATATACTTAAACGAAGACGTGGACGTTGAAGTTCTTGCGGCGAAGCTTGTCGAGTACGGTTACCGCGCCTGTAAACGCGTTGCCGAGGAGGGCGACTTCTCGCGTCTCGGCGATACTATTGCCATATACCCCGTTACGTTTGAATACCCTCTAAGGATAGAGCTCCTCCATGATCGCGTAGAAAAAATACGTTCGGTCGATCCTGTCACATACGAGCCCGTGCAGGAACACGCAAGCGCCATAATACTTCCGATAAGCGGCATAGCGCGTAAGAAGATACGCCGCAAAGAACTCGGGTTCGTCGAAGAATCGCCGATAGATAATTTCGTCGATATAGAGCCGGGCGACTACGTCGTGCATATCGAACACGGTATAGGCAGGTATCTCGGGGTCGAAAAGATAAAGGTCGACAAAAAATATACGGAACATTTCGCGATAGAGTATTCCGGAGCCAACAAGCTTTATGTGCCGTTCGCCGACCTGGACAAACTGCACAAATACCTCGGGTTCGAGAAGCGCTTGCCGAAATTGAACAAGCTCGGCTCCGCGCTGTGGAAGAGCGCCAAGGAGCGCGCCAGGAAGGGCGTGCAAAAGGTCGCGCTCGAGCTACTCGAGCTCCAGGCAAAGCGCGCAGGCGCCGGAGGGTACAGCTTTCCGCCGGATACCGAATGGCAGGCCCAGTTGGAGAAAGCGTTCCCGTACAAAGAAACGCCGGATCAGGTAAAATCGTCCGCCGAGGTCAAGCGCGACATGGAGGCCCCTAAGCCGATGGATCGGCTTCTCTGCGGTGACGTGGGGTACGGCAAGACGGAGGTGGCTATCCGCGCCGCGTTCAAGTCCGTCATGGCCGGCAAGCAGGTAGCCATCTTAGTGCCAACGACGATACTCGCCGAACAGCATTTCAACACATTCACGACGCGCATGAAGAGTTTTCCCGTCAAGGTCGAGATGCTTTCGCGTTTTCGCACGGCTAAGGAGCAGGACGAAATAGTGAAAGGGATAGAGGGTGGATCGGTTGATATAATAATAGGCACCCATCGTCTCATATCGGGCGACATAAAATTTAAAGATCTCGGCCTTGTTATAATTGATGAGGAACAGCGTTTCGGGGTGCGTCACAAAGAACATTTGAAGAAGATGCGCGTCTCGGTCGATGTCCTTACACTTACCGCTACCCCGATACCCAGGACGCTTTACCTGGCGCTTATGGGCGGCCGTGACATTTCTGTCATAAATACTCCGCCTTCCGAGCGCCTGCCGGTAGATACGAAGGTCGTGCATTACGACGAGCTCCTGATAAGGGACGCGATAATGAAAGAGAAACGCAGGGGAGGGCAGGTCTTCTTCGTCCACAACAGGATACGCGGCATAGACAGAGTGGCTCAGACGATCGCGAAACTGGTCCCGGACGTATCGATAGCCATAGGCCATGGCAGGATGAATGAAAAAGAGCTCGAGGCGACGATGATAAACTTCATCAAAGGCAAAGTCGACTGCCTTGTCTCGACGACCATTATAGAATCCGGCATAGACATTCCGAACGCGAACACTATCATAATAAACCATGCAGACAAATTCGGGCTATCCGAGCTCTATCAACTGCGCGGCAGGGTCGGCCGTTTTACCCGGGCGGCATACGCGTATCTCCTGGTATCGAAGAATCTCGTCTTGAGCTCCGAGTCGCAGAAGCGTCTGGTCGCGATAAAGAAGTTCCAGGAGCTTGGTTCGGGCTTCAAGCTTGCGATGGAAGATCTGCAGATAAGAGGGGCGGGAAACCTGCTCGGTACCGAACAGCACGGTTTCATTAACGCGGTCGGTTTCGATCTCTACTGCCGTCTTCTCAAATCCGCCATCGACAGCATGAAAAAATAG
- the proB gene encoding glutamate 5-kinase produces the protein MKNYKKIVVKIGTKVITTKDRTLDTARMKDLVCQIAGVTQEGADVVLVTSGAIGSGLALLGLKKRPADLASLQATAAIGQNRLMQVYSELFRPFKIHVGQMLLTQEDFNDRARYLNIKHTINKLLEHEAVPIINENDTVATEEIKCGDNDRLSCLVADLWGADLLILLTDVDGLLDGEGKVITEVSEITPEIARLGGKSHCDLGTGGMATKIEAARSAVRAGVDCMIANGAAKDVIRRIVRGDAGIGTAFRHGEGKFLARKRWIAFSSRPKGGIRVDAGAKAALTEKDSSLLASGVTLLDGQFRRGDVVRIEDELGREIARGVTNYSALDLARIKGMKTSSFKTILGGGKMPDEVVHKDNLVIT, from the coding sequence ATGAAAAACTATAAAAAGATAGTCGTAAAAATAGGCACTAAAGTCATAACGACCAAAGACCGCACGCTCGATACGGCGCGGATGAAGGATCTTGTATGCCAAATCGCCGGTGTTACGCAAGAAGGTGCAGATGTCGTCCTGGTAACCTCCGGGGCTATCGGGTCGGGGCTTGCGCTTCTGGGATTGAAGAAGCGGCCCGCGGATCTGGCCTCGCTACAGGCGACGGCGGCCATCGGACAGAACCGCCTGATGCAGGTTTACAGCGAGTTGTTCAGGCCTTTTAAGATACATGTCGGACAGATGCTTCTGACGCAGGAGGATTTTAACGACAGGGCCAGATATCTTAATATCAAGCATACCATAAATAAACTCCTGGAACATGAGGCAGTGCCTATCATAAATGAGAACGACACCGTCGCGACCGAAGAAATAAAGTGCGGCGACAACGACCGGCTTTCATGCCTTGTGGCGGATCTCTGGGGCGCGGATCTTTTGATATTACTGACGGATGTAGACGGGCTTCTCGACGGCGAAGGTAAAGTCATAACCGAAGTCTCCGAGATAACTCCTGAGATCGCCAGGCTCGGCGGGAAAAGCCATTGCGACCTGGGAACCGGCGGCATGGCGACGAAGATCGAGGCCGCGCGAAGCGCGGTGCGCGCAGGCGTGGATTGCATGATAGCCAACGGTGCGGCCAAGGATGTTATTCGCAGGATCGTCCGGGGCGACGCAGGTATCGGTACGGCCTTCAGGCACGGCGAGGGGAAGTTTTTAGCGCGGAAGCGGTGGATAGCGTTCTCATCGCGACCTAAGGGCGGCATACGCGTAGACGCCGGGGCAAAGGCGGCGCTCACTGAGAAAGACTCTTCACTGCTTGCCTCCGGGGTAACCTTGCTCGACGGACAGTTCCGTCGCGGCGATGTCGTACGCATCGAGGATGAGCTCGGGCGGGAAATAGCCAGAGGCGTTACGAACTATTCAGCCTTGGATCTTGCAAGGATAAAAGGCATGAAGACGAGCAGTTTTAAAACCATACTTGGCGGCGGAAAGATGCCGGACGAAGTGGTGCATAAAGATAATCTGGTGATAACATGA
- the nadD gene encoding nicotinate-nucleotide adenylyltransferase: MRIGILGGTFNPIHIGHLILAEEALSKLKLDKVLFVPTYIPPHKNVDLSVKPKDRLKMVELAIADNNAFEVSTFELDSKKKSYSIETLKEFRNIYGTGAQLFFITGSDLLKDLFSWKNVNEIFKISKFIVANRPGYPVKDVPEEVETVVITPIEVSSEDIRRRLKDGRSIRYLVPEKVRAYIIKRDLYK; the protein is encoded by the coding sequence ATGAGAATAGGGATACTCGGCGGTACATTCAATCCGATACATATCGGCCATTTAATACTGGCTGAAGAGGCCCTGTCCAAGCTGAAATTAGACAAAGTCTTGTTTGTGCCGACATATATACCTCCGCACAAAAACGTCGATCTATCGGTAAAACCTAAAGACCGGCTTAAGATGGTAGAGCTTGCCATAGCGGATAACAATGCGTTTGAGGTTTCGACGTTCGAGCTCGACTCGAAGAAAAAATCTTATTCCATAGAGACATTAAAAGAATTCAGAAATATATACGGCACCGGCGCCCAGCTTTTTTTTATAACCGGATCTGACCTTCTCAAGGATCTCTTTTCCTGGAAGAACGTGAACGAGATATTTAAAATATCCAAGTTCATCGTGGCTAACCGGCCCGGATATCCGGTCAAGGACGTGCCTGAAGAGGTTGAGACCGTGGTCATAACGCCTATAGAGGTCTCTTCGGAGGACATACGCCGCCGCCTCAAAGACGGCAGGTCGATAAGGTATCTGGTTCCGGAGAAGGTAAGGGCCTATATAATCAAGCGTGATCTTTATAAATGA
- the argS gene encoding arginine--tRNA ligase gives MQYGTIEKNIAAVIERSVKEVFTDLGLQSSIPSDFKAELDIPKEKSHGDLSSNIAMRSAKIARKAPVELATLIKAKLDASTDEFSGIVSSIEVKAPGFINFFLAKDFLCKILLQIKREKDNFGRSGVGRGTKLQVEFVSANPTGPLTIAHGRQAAIGDSLANILKFLGYNVTREYYLNDEGTQMDNLGKSIMARYKELFGSTEPFPADGYKGAYVSDIAKAFKKKHGKKHLDSKDITIFREFGLRWILDDIKKDLKDFGVKFDVWYSQKALRKSGKVDKAIAVLKEKGYVYEQDNAVWFKSTLFGDDKDRVLIKSDGSKTYLAPDIAYHLEKYRRGFKRITDIWGPDHHGYIPRMRAAIKALGFSEESLTVLIVQLATLYKGGQVVSMSTRAGEFVTLREVMDEVGKDVARFAFLMRRVSSHLDFDLDLVKKQSSENPVYYIQYAHARIWSILEYSHRAHIVTAKFDSRLLKEPEELELLRALRQFPLLVSISGKVQEPYVILQYLQDLATLFHSFYNKHRVVGSDVSLTKSRLVLVDCTRIVLANGLRLLGVSLPKKM, from the coding sequence ATGCAGTATGGCACAATCGAAAAAAATATCGCCGCTGTTATCGAAAGGTCTGTAAAAGAAGTATTTACGGATCTTGGTCTGCAATCCTCCATACCCTCGGACTTCAAAGCAGAGCTGGACATACCTAAGGAAAAAAGCCACGGAGATCTCTCGAGCAATATAGCCATGCGCTCGGCTAAAATAGCCAGGAAAGCGCCTGTCGAACTGGCAACTCTTATAAAGGCGAAGCTTGACGCTTCGACCGATGAATTTTCAGGCATTGTGAGCAGTATTGAGGTAAAGGCCCCCGGTTTTATAAATTTCTTCCTCGCAAAAGATTTCTTATGCAAAATACTCCTACAGATAAAAAGGGAAAAGGATAATTTTGGCCGTTCCGGAGTCGGCCGCGGCACAAAGCTACAGGTGGAGTTCGTCAGCGCCAACCCGACGGGCCCGCTTACCATAGCGCATGGCAGGCAAGCGGCTATAGGCGACTCTTTAGCCAATATTCTCAAGTTCCTGGGATACAATGTAACCCGGGAGTATTATCTAAATGATGAAGGCACCCAGATGGACAATCTGGGTAAGTCCATAATGGCCCGATATAAGGAACTTTTCGGGTCCACTGAACCATTTCCCGCGGACGGATACAAAGGGGCGTATGTTTCAGATATAGCCAAGGCATTTAAGAAGAAACACGGTAAGAAGCACTTAGATAGCAAAGACATAACCATATTTCGTGAATTCGGGCTTCGATGGATACTCGACGATATTAAAAAAGACCTTAAGGATTTCGGCGTAAAATTCGATGTTTGGTACAGCCAGAAAGCTTTGAGGAAGTCCGGCAAGGTGGATAAAGCGATAGCTGTTCTGAAAGAAAAAGGCTATGTCTATGAACAGGACAACGCTGTATGGTTCAAATCGACGCTCTTCGGCGACGACAAGGACAGGGTTCTTATTAAATCCGACGGAAGCAAGACGTATCTGGCGCCGGACATCGCTTACCATCTCGAAAAATACAGGAGAGGTTTTAAAAGGATAACGGATATCTGGGGGCCGGATCACCACGGCTACATCCCGCGCATGAGGGCGGCGATAAAAGCGCTGGGTTTTTCGGAAGAATCGCTGACGGTATTGATCGTACAGCTCGCTACGCTTTATAAAGGCGGGCAGGTCGTTTCGATGTCGACGAGGGCAGGGGAGTTCGTTACTCTGCGCGAGGTCATGGACGAAGTCGGTAAGGACGTTGCCAGATTTGCGTTTCTCATGCGCCGCGTATCGAGCCACCTCGATTTCGACCTCGACCTGGTTAAAAAACAGTCATCGGAGAACCCCGTATATTACATCCAGTATGCCCACGCGAGGATATGGTCGATACTCGAATACAGCCATCGCGCGCATATAGTTACGGCAAAGTTCGACTCACGTCTCCTGAAAGAGCCGGAGGAGCTCGAGCTTTTAAGAGCCTTGCGACAATTTCCCCTGCTTGTAAGTATAAGCGGTAAGGTGCAGGAGCCATATGTTATATTGCAATACCTTCAGGATCTTGCCACGCTATTCCATTCCTTCTATAATAAGCACAGGGTCGTAGGCAGTGACGTATCGCTTACGAAATCGCGCCTGGTGCTGGTCGATTGTACCAGGATAGTCCTCGCGAACGGTTTGCGTCTTTTAGGTGTTTCTCTTCCCAAAAAGATGTAG
- a CDS encoding TIGR03936 family radical SAM-associated protein, whose product MVFQKTADMRFISHLDLIRLFQRAFRRAGLPVTITKGFTPRLKVSIVRALKLGVESGNEEAVVCMDKPVEAKDFMERINKELPDGVRVTGAQGEG is encoded by the coding sequence TTTTATTTCGCATCTCGACCTGATACGGCTTTTCCAGAGAGCCTTCCGGAGAGCTGGCCTGCCTGTTACGATCACTAAAGGTTTTACCCCGCGCCTCAAGGTGAGCATAGTCAGGGCATTAAAGCTGGGTGTCGAAAGCGGTAATGAAGAAGCGGTTGTCTGTATGGACAAGCCTGTTGAGGCAAAAGATTTTATGGAACGTATAAATAAAGAACTGCCGGATGGAGTCAGGGTGACCGGCGCTCAAGGAGAAGGATAA
- a CDS encoding glutamate-5-semialdehyde dehydrogenase, with product MNIKTIEILTAKAKKASRELALVDTDTKNRALLAMAEALRKNTGQIIRANKKDVTLAVKKRIPEAVIDRLTLNENRIFAMASSLSQITKLQDPVGKVLETRQRPNGLLIKKVRVPIGLILIIYESRPNVTSDCVGLCLKSSNAVILRGGSEAINSNLAIFSVLNKEAKKHNIPDGAISIINDTDRRIIDELLKKEGVIDLVIPRGGESLIREVSKKSRIPVIRHYKGVCHTYVDAAADLKMAGDVCFNAKVQRPGVCNAMETLLVDRRIAKVFLPPMIRRYKNAGVEIRGCNKTRAIVSGIAAATEKDWYTEYLGLVLSVKVVSGVDEAIAHIMKYGSYHSDAIVTENKAVAAKFLKEVDSACVYVNASTRFTDGGEFGMGAEMGISTDKLHARGPMGIEELTSYKYIVYGNGQVRK from the coding sequence ATGAATATCAAAACGATAGAAATTCTTACGGCCAAAGCTAAAAAAGCGTCCCGCGAACTTGCGCTGGTCGATACCGACACGAAGAACAGGGCGCTTCTGGCGATGGCAGAAGCTCTTAGAAAGAACACTGGTCAAATAATCCGCGCAAATAAGAAGGACGTAACGCTTGCCGTAAAAAAGAGAATTCCGGAGGCGGTGATAGACCGTCTTACTCTGAACGAAAACAGGATATTCGCGATGGCCTCTTCGCTATCGCAGATCACGAAGCTTCAGGATCCTGTCGGAAAAGTTCTTGAAACGAGGCAGAGGCCTAACGGGTTATTGATAAAAAAGGTCCGGGTGCCGATAGGCCTTATCCTTATAATATACGAATCGAGGCCTAATGTTACGAGTGATTGCGTTGGGCTGTGCCTGAAATCTTCCAATGCCGTTATACTGCGGGGCGGAAGTGAAGCGATAAATTCGAATCTGGCGATATTCAGCGTCTTGAACAAGGAAGCCAAAAAACATAATATTCCCGACGGCGCTATCTCGATAATAAACGATACAGATAGGCGTATAATCGATGAGCTTCTGAAAAAAGAAGGCGTGATAGACCTTGTAATACCTCGCGGGGGAGAATCACTTATAAGGGAAGTGTCTAAAAAGTCAAGAATACCCGTGATACGCCACTATAAAGGCGTGTGCCATACCTATGTCGATGCCGCCGCGGATTTGAAGATGGCCGGAGATGTATGTTTCAACGCGAAAGTGCAAAGGCCCGGTGTCTGTAACGCGATGGAGACATTGCTTGTAGACAGGCGGATAGCCAAAGTTTTTCTGCCGCCCATGATCAGGCGTTATAAGAATGCGGGTGTCGAGATACGCGGGTGTAATAAGACGCGCGCGATAGTTTCAGGCATAGCGGCCGCCACGGAAAAAGACTGGTATACGGAGTATCTGGGCCTTGTGCTTTCCGTAAAAGTGGTAAGCGGCGTAGACGAAGCGATAGCCCATATAATGAAATACGGTTCGTATCATTCCGACGCTATCGTTACCGAAAATAAAGCCGTTGCGGCAAAATTTTTAAAAGAGGTGGATTCGGCGTGTGTATATGTAAATGCTTCTACCAGGTTCACAGACGGCGGGGAGTTTGGGATGGGCGCCGAGATGGGGATATCTACAGATAAGTTACATGCGCGCGGGCCTATGGGCATAGAGGAACTAACGTCTTATAAGTATATTGTTTACGGTAATGGGCAAGTCAGAAAATAA
- a CDS encoding Rne/Rng family ribonuclease, translated as MHREIYINIAQHEKRVAILEDKRIEEFYIERPDYVNLVGNIYKGTVESVLPGMAAAFVDLGLEKNGFLHVADVVSGVASYEKLLEEGASEEMEKVEAKKFPSITELLKKGDDVVVQVVKEPIGTKGARLTTHISIPGRFLVMMPFDNHIGLSKRIESRQERDRIRKIMEDLKLPKDIGFIVRTAAQGASEKDFSRESRYLLNLWQQIKTKVKRVKPPQLIHQEYDLILRVARDIFTADVSKMEIDSKGDFKRISHFLRVLAPHLRPRVKLHSDRVPLFEKFDIEKQVSKIYDRIVQLKSGGYLIFDQTESLVAIDVNSGKFVGKKNLEDTAFKTNIEAAEEIPRQLKLRDLGGIVIIDFIDMEFADHRRNVVKTLEKHLEGDKAKTKILNISSIGLVEMTRQRMRKSIEGKSYQKCPYCNGRGIVKSVSTISLELMRKLEQALAESRSRDVFVSLHPDVAYHVAATERNMVKPLERRFRKNIRVIEDPNLHLEDMKIEQK; from the coding sequence ATGCATAGGGAAATATACATAAATATAGCGCAACACGAAAAACGAGTGGCGATACTCGAGGATAAGCGCATCGAGGAGTTTTACATCGAACGGCCGGATTACGTGAACCTTGTGGGAAATATATATAAGGGCACAGTCGAGTCCGTACTACCGGGCATGGCGGCGGCTTTTGTGGATCTGGGGCTCGAGAAGAACGGATTCCTGCATGTTGCCGATGTTGTAAGCGGAGTTGCCAGTTACGAAAAACTTTTGGAAGAGGGCGCTTCCGAAGAGATGGAGAAAGTCGAAGCGAAGAAGTTTCCGTCCATAACGGAACTTTTGAAAAAAGGCGACGACGTCGTGGTGCAGGTGGTTAAGGAGCCGATAGGCACGAAAGGCGCAAGGCTCACCACTCATATAAGCATACCCGGAAGGTTTCTCGTCATGATGCCGTTCGATAATCATATAGGCTTATCGAAAAGGATTGAGTCGAGGCAGGAGCGGGACAGAATACGAAAGATAATGGAGGATCTGAAACTGCCGAAAGACATCGGCTTCATAGTCAGGACGGCGGCGCAGGGCGCAAGCGAGAAAGACTTTTCCAGGGAATCGAGATATCTCTTAAACCTCTGGCAACAGATAAAAACTAAGGTAAAACGGGTAAAGCCGCCGCAATTGATACATCAGGAGTATGACCTTATCCTGCGCGTGGCTCGTGATATATTTACGGCCGATGTGTCGAAGATGGAGATAGACTCGAAAGGCGATTTTAAAAGAATATCGCATTTTCTGCGGGTACTGGCTCCTCATCTTCGCCCGAGAGTGAAGCTTCACTCCGACAGGGTTCCGCTTTTCGAGAAATTCGACATAGAGAAGCAGGTAAGTAAAATATACGACAGGATAGTCCAGCTTAAATCAGGCGGCTATTTAATATTCGATCAGACCGAGTCGCTTGTCGCTATCGATGTCAATTCCGGGAAATTTGTTGGAAAAAAGAACCTGGAAGACACCGCTTTCAAGACCAATATCGAAGCGGCCGAAGAGATCCCGCGTCAGCTCAAACTCCGTGACCTTGGCGGCATCGTCATCATCGATTTTATCGACATGGAATTTGCCGACCACCGGCGCAATGTAGTTAAAACTCTTGAGAAGCACCTCGAAGGAGATAAAGCCAAGACCAAGATATTGAATATATCGAGTATCGGACTTGTCGAGATGACCCGGCAGAGGATGAGAAAGTCGATTGAAGGCAAGAGCTACCAGAAGTGTCCATACTGCAACGGCCGCGGCATAGTAAAGAGCGTATCGACCATCTCCCTCGAACTGATGCGAAAGCTGGAACAGGCGCTCGCGGAGTCCAGGTCGAGGGATGTATTCGTCTCCCTGCATCCCGACGTGGCTTATCACGTTGCCGCTACGGAACGTAATATGGTCAAACCCCTCGAGCGGCGATTCAGGAAGAACATCCGCGTCATCGAGGATCCCAATCTTCACTTAGAAGACATGAAGATCGAGCAGAAATAG
- the obgE gene encoding GTPase ObgE, translating to MFIDEARIEVQAGSGGDGCNSLYRDRVNRIGTPDGGPGGDGGNVILEADSNVHTLLDFQYRRHFKADSGYNGSSNHKKGARGQDVHIKVPAGTIIRDSENGFVLRDLAKVGDSVIIAKGGFGGRGNSRGREALKGEPGETKIVELELKLIAEAGIIGYPNAGKSTLISRISSARPKIASYPFTTKEPVLGMVKLHDDFNILVADIPGLIEGAHKGRGLGHKFLRHIERTKVLIHIVDIAGTDCRDPYSDYVNLNKELKAYSKELARKKQIIVLNKTDCPQAKENLKAFRKRTKKKYFEVSALTGKGVKELLIQIGKTIKAEEI from the coding sequence ATGTTTATAGACGAAGCCAGGATAGAAGTTCAGGCCGGGTCCGGAGGGGATGGCTGTAATAGCCTATACCGCGACAGGGTCAACCGGATCGGTACCCCGGATGGCGGGCCGGGCGGTGACGGCGGGAATGTGATATTAGAGGCCGACAGCAACGTCCATACCTTATTGGATTTTCAGTACAGACGTCATTTCAAGGCAGACTCGGGATACAACGGCAGTTCCAATCACAAGAAGGGCGCCAGGGGGCAGGATGTCCACATTAAGGTCCCCGCCGGCACGATAATAAGAGACTCTGAAAACGGTTTTGTTTTACGCGATCTCGCTAAAGTAGGCGATAGTGTTATCATAGCCAAAGGCGGGTTCGGCGGCAGGGGTAATTCCAGAGGGCGCGAGGCGCTCAAGGGCGAGCCCGGCGAGACGAAGATAGTAGAATTAGAATTGAAGCTTATAGCCGAAGCCGGAATAATAGGTTATCCCAATGCCGGCAAGTCGACTTTGATATCGCGCATATCGTCCGCCAGGCCGAAGATAGCGAGTTATCCTTTCACCACTAAAGAGCCGGTTCTCGGCATGGTTAAACTTCACGACGATTTCAATATACTGGTAGCGGATATACCCGGGCTTATCGAAGGCGCGCATAAAGGCCGCGGCCTGGGGCATAAGTTCCTGCGTCATATCGAAAGGACGAAAGTCCTCATACATATCGTCGATATAGCGGGGACGGATTGCAGGGACCCGTATTCGGATTATGTAAATCTTAATAAAGAGTTAAAGGCGTACTCGAAAGAACTGGCGCGTAAAAAGCAGATAATAGTCCTGAATAAAACGGATTGTCCGCAGGCGAAAGAGAATTTGAAGGCGTTCAGAAAAAGGACAAAGAAAAAATATTTCGAAGTATCGGCGCTTACGGGTAAAGGCGTAAAAGAACTGCTCATCCAGATAGGCAAGACGATCAAGGCTGAAGAGATATGA